Proteins from a genomic interval of Rhodococcus rhodochrous:
- the thiD gene encoding bifunctional hydroxymethylpyrimidine kinase/phosphomethylpyrimidine kinase: MVDLAYVIAGSEATGGAGLQVDLKTFQQLGVYGVGTTTCIVSFDPKNNWGHRFFPVPADVIAEQIEAATAAHDLDVVKIGMLGTPATIDVVAEGLEKQDWRHVVLDPVLICKGQEAGAALDTDNALRAQVLPHATVVTPNLFEALTLSGMDEITSVDQLIEAARRIHDLGPKYVVAKGGVELDGEDAVDVLFDGSEVTLLTAPKVGNERVSGAGCTLAAAITAELAKGASVADAAARAKDFVTAGIKGRVSAHTPFDTVWQGA, encoded by the coding sequence ATGGTCGACCTCGCATACGTCATCGCCGGCTCGGAAGCGACCGGTGGCGCCGGTCTGCAGGTCGACCTGAAGACGTTCCAGCAGCTCGGTGTGTACGGGGTGGGCACCACGACGTGCATCGTCTCGTTCGACCCGAAGAACAACTGGGGCCACCGCTTCTTCCCCGTCCCGGCCGACGTGATCGCCGAGCAGATCGAGGCCGCCACCGCCGCCCACGATCTCGACGTGGTGAAGATCGGCATGCTGGGCACGCCCGCGACGATCGACGTCGTCGCCGAGGGTCTCGAGAAGCAGGACTGGCGGCACGTCGTGCTCGACCCGGTCCTGATCTGCAAGGGCCAGGAGGCCGGTGCAGCGCTCGACACCGACAACGCGCTGCGCGCGCAGGTGCTCCCCCACGCCACGGTCGTCACCCCGAACCTGTTCGAGGCACTCACCCTGTCCGGCATGGACGAGATCACCTCCGTCGACCAGCTCATCGAGGCCGCACGTCGCATCCACGACCTCGGCCCGAAGTACGTCGTGGCGAAGGGCGGCGTCGAACTGGACGGCGAGGACGCGGTGGACGTGCTGTTCGACGGTTCCGAGGTCACTCTGCTGACGGCACCGAAAGTCGGCAACGAGCGGGTGTCCGGTGCCGGCTGCACCCTCGCGGCCGCGATCACGGCCGAACTCGCGAAGGGCGCGTCGGTCGCCGACGCCGCGGCCCGCGCCAAGGATTTCGTCACCGCGGGGATCAAGGGGCGAGTGTCCGCCCACACCCCGTTCGACACCGTCTGGCAGGGCGCCTGA
- a CDS encoding S9 family peptidase has product MTAFHELDDYLTLPRVTSLTMSPDGKRLVITQSTLDEKATSYTGALWEVDPEGNAPARRLTHGTTGESNPTFTATGDLLFTAARGKDDPPVSLWRLPAAGGEAEQVGSRKGGFASVHAASEADRIVLVASVLGHSESDDERIRDARKDGAVTAVLHTGYPVRYWDHDLGPDQPHLLVPDKSGDGFTDLTPGIRGSLRDGSVDIAADGSFAAATWVVPGPLASRRVTLVRVDLGTGLRTPLVDDETGDVTHPSISRDGTKLAYLHESMSDAENPPQITVRVLDIASGTTTIEAPEWDRRPTSVTWLPDGSGLVLTADDHGRAPVFVQRLGSEQPDRLTPDDAAYTDVCLAPDGSTAYALRASYEAPPHPVRIDVTGPDAGTVTPLRAPAALPELPGRLEELTTEAADGTPVRAWFALPHTASPDDPAPMLLWVHGGPLSSWNTWSWRWNPWLLVARGYAVLLPDPALSTGYGDDFVRRGWGRWGSEPYTDLMAVTDAAVARADIDEERTAVMGGSFGGYLANWIAGHTDRFRAVVTHAGLWALDQFTPTTDVAWYWQREMTPEMAVENSPHLFVADIVTPMLVIHGDKDYRVPIGEALRLWYELLDESGRPAEDDGTTVHRFLYFPSENHWVLKPQHSKIWYRTVEAFLSEHVLGRPLDLPDELG; this is encoded by the coding sequence ATGACGGCCTTCCACGAGCTCGACGATTACCTGACGCTTCCCCGTGTCACCTCCCTCACGATGTCTCCGGACGGGAAACGCCTGGTGATCACGCAGTCGACGCTCGACGAGAAGGCCACCTCGTACACCGGGGCCCTGTGGGAGGTGGATCCCGAAGGCAACGCTCCGGCGCGACGCCTCACCCACGGCACCACGGGTGAATCGAACCCGACCTTCACCGCGACCGGCGACCTGCTGTTCACCGCCGCACGTGGCAAGGACGACCCGCCGGTGTCGCTGTGGCGACTGCCCGCGGCGGGCGGCGAGGCCGAGCAGGTCGGATCTCGCAAGGGTGGATTCGCATCGGTGCACGCGGCGTCCGAGGCCGACCGGATCGTCCTCGTCGCGTCCGTCCTCGGCCACAGCGAGTCCGACGACGAACGGATCCGGGACGCCCGCAAGGACGGGGCCGTGACCGCGGTGCTGCACACGGGTTATCCGGTGCGCTACTGGGACCACGATCTCGGGCCCGACCAGCCGCACCTGCTCGTCCCGGACAAGAGCGGCGACGGGTTCACCGACCTCACGCCCGGGATCCGAGGGTCGCTGCGTGATGGCTCCGTCGACATCGCTGCCGACGGTTCGTTCGCCGCCGCGACATGGGTGGTCCCCGGTCCGCTCGCCTCGCGCCGCGTCACGCTCGTGCGGGTCGATCTCGGCACCGGCCTGCGCACCCCGCTCGTCGACGACGAGACCGGCGACGTGACGCACCCGTCGATCTCGCGCGACGGGACGAAGCTCGCCTACCTGCACGAATCGATGAGCGACGCGGAGAACCCGCCGCAGATCACCGTCCGCGTCCTGGACATCGCGAGCGGAACCACGACAATCGAGGCCCCTGAATGGGACAGACGTCCCACTTCCGTCACCTGGCTGCCCGACGGTTCCGGTCTCGTGCTCACCGCCGACGATCACGGACGCGCGCCGGTGTTCGTGCAGCGACTCGGGTCCGAGCAGCCCGACCGCCTCACCCCGGACGACGCCGCCTACACGGACGTCTGCCTCGCACCCGACGGCAGCACGGCATACGCGCTGCGGGCCTCCTACGAAGCACCGCCGCACCCCGTGCGCATCGATGTCACCGGACCCGACGCCGGCACCGTTACGCCGCTACGTGCTCCCGCTGCGCTCCCGGAACTGCCGGGACGCCTCGAGGAACTGACCACCGAAGCCGCCGACGGCACGCCGGTGCGGGCGTGGTTCGCACTTCCGCATACCGCGTCCCCCGACGACCCCGCGCCGATGCTGTTGTGGGTGCACGGTGGTCCGCTGAGCAGCTGGAACACGTGGTCGTGGCGCTGGAACCCGTGGCTCCTCGTCGCCCGCGGCTATGCGGTGCTGCTGCCCGATCCCGCACTGTCCACGGGATACGGCGACGACTTCGTCCGGCGTGGCTGGGGACGGTGGGGGAGCGAACCGTACACCGATCTGATGGCCGTCACCGATGCTGCGGTCGCGCGCGCCGACATCGACGAGGAACGGACCGCGGTGATGGGCGGATCGTTCGGCGGATATCTCGCCAACTGGATCGCGGGGCACACCGACCGGTTCCGCGCGGTCGTCACCCATGCCGGCCTGTGGGCGCTGGACCAGTTCACGCCGACCACCGACGTGGCCTGGTACTGGCAGCGGGAGATGACCCCGGAGATGGCGGTCGAGAACTCACCGCACCTGTTCGTCGCCGACATCGTCACGCCCATGCTCGTGATCCACGGCGACAAGGACTATCGCGTCCCGATCGGCGAAGCCCTGCGCCTGTGGTACGAGCTGCTCGACGAATCGGGGCGGCCCGCCGAGGACGACGGCACCACCGTCCACCGCTTCCTGTACTTCCCGTCCGAGAACCACTGGGTGCTGAAGCCGCAGCACTCGAAGATCTGGTACCGGACCGTCGAGGCGTTCCTGTCCGAGCACGTGCTCGGCCGCCCGCTCGACCTGCCGGACGAGCTGGGCTGA
- a CDS encoding YtxH domain-containing protein: MMRALIFAAGAAAGFVAGTRAGRETYDKMRGRSNELWHNPAVQEKVIPAVQDKVTEAAGVVKEKAPHLQDTVGGLAEKVTHRGGSGQHSAGSGSATSESTPATDEPTRPPASPGDQPRPPE, from the coding sequence ATGATGCGGGCATTGATCTTCGCTGCAGGTGCAGCCGCGGGATTCGTCGCGGGGACCCGGGCGGGACGCGAGACCTACGACAAGATGCGGGGGCGTTCGAACGAGCTGTGGCACAACCCGGCGGTGCAGGAAAAGGTCATTCCTGCGGTACAAGACAAGGTGACGGAAGCGGCCGGCGTCGTGAAGGAGAAGGCGCCACACCTCCAGGATACGGTCGGTGGTCTCGCCGAGAAGGTCACCCATCGCGGCGGATCGGGTCAGCACTCGGCCGGTTCCGGTTCCGCGACGAGCGAGTCGACCCCGGCCACCGACGAGCCCACGCGTCCGCCGGCCTCGCCGGGCGACCAGCCGCGCCCGCCCGAATAG
- a CDS encoding valine--tRNA ligase produces the protein MTSAPENSQNPADALPKSWDPSAVEAELYQQWVDAGYFEADPTSDKPGYSIVLPPPNVTGSLHMGHALDHTLMDVLSRRKRMQGYEVLWLPGMDHAGIATQTVVEKQLAADGKKKEDLGREAFIEKVWQWKAESGGMIQGQMRRIGDGVDWSRDRFTMDEGLSRAVQTMFKRLYDEGLIYRAERLVNWSPVLQTAISDIEVKFEEVEGELVSLRYGSLNDDEPHVVVATTRVETMLGDTAVAVHPEDERYKDIIGTTLEHPITGRQIPIIADEYVDPEFGTGAVKITPAHDPNDFEMGLRHDLPMPTIMDKAGRIADSGTRFDGMDRFEARVAIREELAAQGRVVAEKRPYLHSVGHSERSGETIEPRLSMQWWVKVDKLAKAAGDAVRNGHTVIHPASQEPRWFDWVDNMHDWCISRQLWWGHRIPIWYGPNGEVECFGPDESAPEGWEQDPDVLDTWFSSGLWPFSTMGWPEKTPELDKFYPTSVLVTGYDILFFWVARMMMFGTYVSGDDAVHQAQVPFRDLFLHGLVRDQFGKKMSKSRGNGIDPLDWVERFGADALRFTLARGANPGGDLAVGEDHAQSSRNFANKLFNATKFALMNGAVVGELPARDQLTDADRWILDRLEQVRTEVDAAFDHYEFSKACEALYHFAWDEVCDWYLELAKVQLADGSAHADGTKVVLGTVLDQLLRLLHPVIPFVTETLWKVLTGGESVVVASWPEASGVATDETAAQRVADLQRLVTEIRRFRSDQGLKPSQKVAARLVGVEDADLVAQVPAVQSLARLTAPEDSFSATASIEVRLSRATVTVELDTSGSIDVGAEIARLRKDLAAAEKELTGTSAKLSNDAFLAKAPDQVVAKIRGRKQIAEEEIARITARLKELGAA, from the coding sequence GTGACCAGTGCGCCAGAGAACTCGCAGAACCCCGCCGACGCCCTTCCCAAGAGCTGGGACCCCAGCGCCGTCGAAGCGGAGCTCTACCAGCAGTGGGTCGACGCCGGCTACTTCGAGGCCGACCCCACGAGCGACAAGCCCGGGTACTCGATCGTCCTGCCGCCGCCGAACGTCACCGGCAGCCTGCACATGGGTCACGCCCTCGACCACACCCTCATGGACGTGCTCTCCCGCCGTAAGCGCATGCAGGGCTACGAGGTGCTGTGGCTGCCCGGCATGGACCACGCCGGCATCGCCACCCAGACCGTCGTCGAGAAGCAGCTCGCCGCCGACGGCAAGAAGAAGGAGGACCTCGGTCGCGAAGCCTTCATCGAGAAGGTCTGGCAGTGGAAGGCCGAGTCCGGCGGCATGATCCAGGGCCAGATGCGCCGCATCGGCGACGGTGTGGACTGGTCGCGCGACCGCTTCACCATGGACGAGGGCCTGTCCCGCGCCGTGCAGACGATGTTCAAGCGCCTCTACGACGAGGGTCTGATCTACCGCGCCGAGCGTCTTGTCAACTGGTCGCCCGTGCTGCAGACCGCCATTTCCGACATCGAGGTGAAGTTCGAGGAGGTCGAGGGTGAGCTCGTCTCCCTGCGCTACGGCTCCCTGAACGACGACGAGCCGCACGTCGTCGTCGCCACCACCCGTGTGGAGACGATGCTCGGCGACACCGCCGTCGCGGTCCACCCCGAGGACGAGCGCTACAAGGACATCATCGGCACCACGCTCGAGCACCCGATCACCGGCCGGCAGATCCCGATCATCGCCGACGAATACGTCGACCCCGAATTCGGTACGGGCGCAGTGAAGATCACGCCTGCGCACGACCCCAACGACTTCGAGATGGGCCTGCGGCACGATCTGCCGATGCCCACGATCATGGACAAGGCCGGTCGCATCGCCGACTCCGGCACCCGCTTCGACGGCATGGACCGGTTCGAGGCGCGCGTCGCGATCCGCGAGGAACTCGCCGCGCAGGGTCGCGTCGTCGCCGAGAAGCGCCCCTACCTGCACAGCGTCGGCCACTCCGAGCGGTCCGGCGAGACCATCGAGCCGCGCCTGTCGATGCAGTGGTGGGTCAAGGTCGACAAGCTCGCCAAGGCCGCCGGCGACGCGGTGCGCAACGGCCACACCGTCATCCACCCGGCGAGCCAGGAACCGCGCTGGTTCGACTGGGTCGACAACATGCACGACTGGTGCATCTCGCGTCAGCTGTGGTGGGGCCACCGCATCCCGATCTGGTACGGCCCGAACGGCGAGGTCGAGTGCTTCGGCCCCGACGAGAGCGCGCCCGAGGGCTGGGAGCAGGACCCGGACGTGCTCGACACGTGGTTCTCGTCCGGCCTGTGGCCGTTCTCCACGATGGGCTGGCCGGAGAAGACCCCCGAGCTCGACAAGTTCTATCCCACCAGCGTTCTCGTCACCGGTTACGACATCCTGTTCTTCTGGGTCGCCCGCATGATGATGTTCGGCACCTACGTGTCGGGCGACGACGCGGTGCACCAGGCACAGGTGCCGTTCCGGGATCTGTTCCTGCACGGCCTCGTCCGCGACCAGTTCGGCAAGAAGATGTCGAAGTCGCGCGGCAACGGCATCGACCCCCTCGACTGGGTCGAGCGTTTCGGTGCCGACGCCCTGCGCTTCACGCTGGCGCGCGGCGCGAACCCGGGCGGCGACCTCGCCGTCGGTGAGGACCACGCCCAGTCGTCGCGCAACTTCGCGAACAAGCTGTTCAACGCGACCAAGTTCGCGCTGATGAACGGCGCGGTGGTCGGCGAGCTCCCGGCCCGCGACCAGCTCACCGATGCCGACCGGTGGATCCTCGACCGCCTCGAGCAGGTGCGTACCGAGGTCGACGCGGCCTTCGATCACTACGAGTTCTCGAAGGCGTGCGAGGCGCTCTACCACTTCGCGTGGGACGAGGTCTGCGACTGGTATCTCGAGCTCGCCAAGGTCCAGCTCGCCGACGGCAGCGCCCACGCCGACGGCACCAAGGTCGTGCTCGGCACCGTCCTCGACCAGCTGCTGCGCCTGCTGCACCCGGTCATCCCGTTCGTCACCGAGACGCTGTGGAAGGTGCTCACCGGCGGCGAGTCCGTCGTCGTCGCATCCTGGCCCGAGGCATCCGGCGTCGCCACCGACGAGACCGCGGCGCAGCGTGTCGCCGACCTGCAGAGGCTCGTCACGGAGATCCGTCGGTTCCGCAGCGACCAGGGCCTCAAGCCGTCGCAGAAGGTCGCGGCCCGGCTCGTCGGTGTCGAGGACGCCGATCTCGTCGCGCAGGTGCCGGCCGTGCAGTCGCTCGCGCGCCTGACCGCGCCGGAGGACTCGTTCTCGGCCACCGCGTCGATCGAGGTCCGGCTGAGCCGCGCGACGGTCACCGTCGAGCTCGACACCTCCGGCAGCATCGACGTCGGCGCCGAGATCGCTCGCCTGCGCAAGGATCTCGCGGCCGCGGAGAAGGAGCTGACGGGCACCTCCGCGAAGCTGTCGAACGATGCCTTCCTCGCGAAGGCACCCGACCAGGTGGTCGCGAAGATCCGTGGTCGCAAGCAGATCGCGGAAGAGGAGATCGCACGGATCACCGCACGACTGAAGG